A genomic stretch from Georgenia muralis includes:
- a CDS encoding ArsR/SmtB family transcription factor — protein MPTQRLDVKQERGAVDPATLAPAAALFHGLSDPTRLAILQHLTVGEHRVRDLTEHLGLAQSTVSAHLACLRECGLVDSRPQGRASMFSLTTAPELLEVLAAAEQLLAATGYVVALCPNYGIGTSGNPAPEDLKSHRADESEQ, from the coding sequence ATGCCAACGCAAAGGCTTGATGTAAAGCAGGAGCGGGGTGCGGTGGACCCGGCAACCTTGGCGCCGGCCGCCGCGCTGTTCCATGGCCTGTCGGATCCGACCAGGTTGGCGATCTTGCAGCACCTGACGGTGGGGGAGCACCGGGTGCGGGACCTGACCGAGCACCTGGGGCTGGCGCAGTCGACGGTGAGCGCGCACCTGGCGTGTCTGCGCGAGTGCGGCCTGGTGGACTCGCGCCCGCAGGGCCGGGCGTCGATGTTCTCGCTGACCACCGCCCCCGAGCTGCTCGAGGTGCTGGCGGCCGCGGAGCAGCTGCTGGCCGCCACGGGGTACGTCGTCGCGCTGTGCCCCAACTACGGCATCGGCACCTCCGGGAACCCGGCGCCGGAAGACCTGAAGTCCCACCGCGCGGATGAGAGTGAGCAGTGA
- a CDS encoding RidA family protein: MSTGERLAALGLTLPPVAAPVAAYVPAVRYGDLVQTSGQLPLVGGAVTVTGKVGAGVSPEEATAAARTCALNALAAVADLVGDLDEVVRVVKVTGFVASDPSFTGQPGVVNGASELLGEVFGDAGRHARSAVGVPVLPLDAAVEVELLVQVR; this comes from the coding sequence GTGAGCACCGGTGAGCGCCTCGCCGCCCTCGGCCTGACCCTGCCTCCCGTGGCCGCGCCCGTGGCGGCCTACGTCCCGGCCGTGCGCTACGGCGACCTCGTCCAGACCTCCGGCCAGCTCCCGCTCGTCGGCGGTGCGGTCACCGTCACCGGGAAGGTGGGCGCCGGCGTCTCCCCGGAGGAGGCGACGGCCGCGGCGCGCACGTGCGCGCTCAACGCCCTGGCCGCGGTCGCGGACCTCGTGGGCGACCTCGACGAGGTCGTGCGCGTCGTCAAGGTCACCGGCTTCGTCGCGTCCGACCCCTCGTTCACCGGTCAGCCGGGCGTCGTCAACGGCGCGTCGGAGCTCCTCGGCGAGGTCTTCGGGGACGCCGGGCGGCACGCCCGCTCCGCCGTCGGCGTGCCCGTGCTGCCCCTGGACGCCGCCGTCGAGGTCGAGCTGCTCGTCCAGGTCCGCTGA
- a CDS encoding helix-turn-helix transcriptional regulator, whose amino-acid sequence MGEAPVVDLADRLLRTQEVAAWLAVSKSTLVRWRQSLEGPQVYWLADGVPRYRASDVERWLSGRSAARPRAPRRGGRRRAGSAR is encoded by the coding sequence ATGGGTGAAGCGCCCGTGGTTGATCTCGCCGATCGGCTCCTGCGCACGCAAGAGGTCGCGGCATGGCTTGCTGTCTCCAAGTCGACGCTGGTGCGCTGGCGTCAGTCGCTCGAAGGTCCACAGGTCTACTGGCTCGCCGACGGCGTGCCTCGCTACCGTGCGTCCGACGTGGAGCGGTGGCTGAGTGGGCGCTCCGCCGCTCGCCCCCGGGCGCCGCGGCGTGGAGGGAGGCGTCGTGCCGGCTCGGCGCGGTGA
- a CDS encoding tyrosine-type recombinase/integrase: MPARRGDKWEGRLKIGGQVVSTRRFETKRAATDWERRQRSAFDEHGYDPSRGKVAVEVLLNAWLEQREGRVSRTTLNTDRYLLPTRGQESGRAGTEPVLPIWFRKVHVGKVTGAAISTWQDGLLARGLAPTSVKRHRESLSSFFAWCVSEGYIAANPVKAAAPPKDRRAREDMRPLPSHEFDAVVAQLSEISEVYADLVRVLGRTGIRWGEARAILVRDFIEMPMPVLHVVRNQPEGTAAAKTPKSGRGRRVPLPDALVPVLRRFADGKRPDDLLLTRPGGGQLHRSMFVRQTGWSDVGRGRTLHDLRHTAACEWILRGVPLTTVQAWLGHGSIEITARYLHHLGDSADRSALQLLNGGSAGHARPPRPAAGVILG, from the coding sequence GTGCCGGCTCGGCGCGGTGACAAGTGGGAGGGCCGTCTCAAGATCGGCGGTCAGGTCGTCAGCACCCGACGCTTCGAGACAAAGCGGGCGGCGACCGACTGGGAGCGTCGGCAGCGTAGTGCCTTCGACGAGCACGGCTACGACCCGAGCCGGGGCAAGGTCGCGGTCGAGGTGCTGCTGAACGCATGGCTCGAGCAGCGGGAGGGGCGCGTCAGTCGCACGACGCTGAACACCGACCGTTACCTCCTCCCGACCCGTGGCCAGGAGTCCGGCAGGGCCGGGACTGAGCCGGTCCTGCCGATCTGGTTCCGCAAGGTCCACGTCGGCAAGGTCACCGGCGCCGCGATCAGCACCTGGCAGGACGGCCTGCTGGCGCGCGGGCTGGCACCGACCTCGGTGAAGCGACACCGTGAGTCGCTGTCGTCGTTCTTCGCCTGGTGTGTCTCCGAGGGCTACATCGCGGCCAACCCGGTCAAGGCGGCGGCGCCGCCGAAGGATCGCCGTGCCCGCGAGGACATGCGCCCCCTGCCCTCGCACGAGTTCGACGCCGTCGTCGCCCAGCTCTCCGAGATCAGCGAGGTCTACGCGGACCTTGTCCGGGTGCTCGGGCGGACCGGGATCCGGTGGGGCGAAGCCCGGGCGATCCTGGTCCGGGACTTCATCGAGATGCCGATGCCCGTGCTGCACGTCGTCCGGAACCAGCCCGAAGGCACGGCCGCAGCGAAGACCCCGAAGTCGGGCAGAGGGCGACGAGTGCCGCTGCCGGACGCACTCGTGCCCGTGCTGCGTCGCTTCGCCGACGGCAAGCGCCCGGACGACCTGCTGCTGACGCGACCTGGCGGCGGCCAGCTCCACCGCTCGATGTTCGTCCGGCAGACCGGGTGGAGCGACGTCGGTCGCGGCCGTACGCTTCACGACCTGCGGCACACCGCGGCCTGCGAGTGGATCCTGCGCGGCGTACCCCTCACGACCGTCCAGGCGTGGCTTGGGCACGGCTCAATCGAGATCACCGCCCGATACCTCCACCACCTCGGCGACTCCGCCGACCGCTCCGCGCTGCAGCTGCTCAACGGCGGCTCGGCGGGGCATGCCCGACCACCGCGTCCAGCGGCCGGGGTGATTTTGGGGTGA
- a CDS encoding DUF4177 domain-containing protein, translating into MTTWEYATIPLLIHNTKAILDQWGADGWELVQVVPGPAGSNNLVAYLKRPAGER; encoded by the coding sequence ATGACGACCTGGGAGTACGCGACGATCCCCCTGCTCATCCACAACACCAAGGCGATCCTCGACCAGTGGGGTGCGGACGGGTGGGAGCTCGTCCAGGTGGTGCCCGGCCCCGCCGGCTCCAACAACCTCGTGGCCTACCTCAAGCGCCCGGCGGGGGAGCGGTGA
- the nth gene encoding endonuclease III, protein MDAAPAVPARRARRPRSLRAARAQALEVDRRLTLAWPDAHCELDFRTPLELLVATVLSAQTTDKRVNAVTPELFARYPDAGSYAGADRAELEDLLRPLGFFRAKAQSLMGLGAALVADHDGVVPGTLAELVRLPGVGRKTANVVLGNAFGVPGITVDTHVGRLARRLGWTEEKDPVKVESRMAELLPAEVWTMACHRLIFHGRRVCHSRRPACGACVLADLCPSYGEGETDPERAQALVSRG, encoded by the coding sequence ATGGATGCAGCGCCTGCCGTCCCGGCCCGCCGGGCCCGCCGTCCGCGCTCGCTGCGGGCGGCCCGCGCCCAGGCGCTCGAGGTCGACCGGCGGCTCACCCTCGCCTGGCCCGACGCGCACTGCGAGCTCGACTTCCGCACCCCGCTCGAGCTGCTCGTGGCCACGGTCCTCTCGGCGCAGACGACCGACAAGCGGGTCAACGCCGTCACGCCGGAGCTGTTCGCCCGCTACCCGGACGCCGGCTCGTACGCTGGCGCCGACCGCGCCGAGCTCGAGGACCTCCTGCGCCCGCTCGGCTTCTTCCGGGCAAAGGCGCAGTCGCTCATGGGCCTGGGTGCGGCGCTGGTGGCCGACCACGACGGCGTCGTCCCCGGCACGCTCGCCGAGCTCGTGCGGCTGCCGGGGGTGGGTCGCAAGACCGCGAACGTGGTCCTCGGCAACGCGTTCGGCGTGCCGGGCATCACGGTCGACACCCACGTCGGCCGGCTCGCGCGACGGCTGGGCTGGACGGAGGAGAAGGACCCCGTCAAGGTGGAGAGCCGCATGGCCGAGCTGCTTCCCGCGGAGGTCTGGACGATGGCCTGCCACCGGCTGATCTTCCACGGACGGCGCGTGTGCCACTCGCGGCGGCCGGCGTGCGGGGCGTGCGTGCTGGCCGACCTGTGCCCGTCCTACGGCGAGGGGGAGACCGACCCCGAACGGGCGCAGGCGCTGGTGAGCCGGGGCTGA
- a CDS encoding WhiB family transcriptional regulator, which yields MKVDDDQTWASRAACAGSEPDALFVRGAAQREVRELCFACPVRMECLADALNSQTTFGVWGGLTERERRALLRRYPEVADWSSWLEREDDELIAELRAQRAPRIIARMRSHTG from the coding sequence ATGAAGGTCGACGACGACCAGACCTGGGCGTCACGCGCGGCCTGCGCCGGCAGCGAGCCCGACGCGCTCTTCGTGCGCGGTGCCGCGCAGCGGGAGGTCCGAGAGCTGTGCTTCGCCTGCCCGGTGAGGATGGAGTGCCTCGCCGACGCGCTGAACTCCCAGACGACCTTCGGGGTCTGGGGCGGGCTCACCGAGCGTGAACGCCGGGCGCTGCTGCGCCGCTACCCCGAGGTCGCCGACTGGTCGAGCTGGCTCGAGCGCGAGGACGACGAGCTCATCGCCGAGCTGCGGGCGCAGCGGGCGCCTCGGATCATCGCCCGGATGCGCTCGCACACGGGCTGA
- a CDS encoding metallophosphoesterase produces MFTLRRYDVPVLGPGEQPLRVLHLSDLHLTPVQRDKVAWVRDLARLEPDLVVTTGDNLAHDDALGPLLEAYAPLMDRPGVFVLGSNDYVAPRPKNPARYLLPDARTAHEDPEELPWREMTAAFRRAGWRDLTNTRVTLELGGRTVSFVGVDDPHLDRDAFPAPGPRADLHLGVSHAPYTRVLDAMAGDGCDLVLAGHTHGGQLCVPFYGALVTNSDLDRGRASGLHGWPGLRPDAPGGAGSTWLHVSAGLGTSPYAPFRFACRPEASLLTLLPR; encoded by the coding sequence ATGTTCACGCTGCGCCGCTACGACGTGCCCGTCCTGGGCCCCGGTGAGCAGCCGCTGAGGGTCCTGCACCTGTCGGACCTGCACCTGACCCCGGTCCAGCGCGACAAGGTCGCCTGGGTGCGCGACCTCGCCCGGCTCGAGCCGGACCTCGTCGTCACCACCGGGGACAACCTCGCCCACGACGACGCCCTCGGTCCCCTCCTCGAGGCCTACGCCCCGCTCATGGACCGTCCGGGGGTCTTCGTGCTCGGCTCGAACGACTACGTCGCCCCCCGGCCGAAGAACCCCGCCCGCTACCTCCTGCCCGACGCGCGCACCGCGCACGAGGACCCCGAGGAGCTGCCGTGGCGGGAGATGACCGCCGCCTTCCGCCGCGCCGGGTGGCGCGACCTCACCAACACCCGCGTGACGCTCGAGCTCGGTGGCCGGACGGTCTCCTTCGTCGGGGTGGACGACCCGCACCTGGACCGCGACGCGTTCCCCGCGCCCGGCCCCCGGGCGGACCTGCACCTCGGCGTCTCCCACGCCCCGTACACCCGGGTGCTGGACGCCATGGCCGGCGACGGCTGCGACCTCGTCCTCGCCGGGCACACCCACGGCGGCCAGCTTTGCGTGCCGTTCTACGGGGCGCTGGTGACCAACTCCGACCTGGACCGGGGCCGGGCCTCGGGCCTGCACGGCTGGCCGGGCCTGCGCCCGGACGCGCCCGGCGGTGCCGGGTCGACCTGGCTGCACGTCTCGGCGGGCCTGGGGACCAGCCCGTACGCGCCGTTCCGCTTCGCGTGCCGGCCCGAGGCGAGCCTGCTCACCCTCCTCCCGCGCTGA
- a CDS encoding Crp/Fnr family transcriptional regulator: MEENVIGSVPLFEALAEQDQSELRSVMTETSLRRGEILFNEGDPGDRLYVLIDGKVKLGHTAPDGRENLLAVLGPGEILGELTLFDPGPRSTTATAVAPTHLLELQHKDLMAFLDTRPELAKHMLRALAQRLRRTNTALADLVFSDVPGRVAKALLDLADRFGERTDEGLYVPHELTQEELAQLVGASRETVNKSLAEFVSRGWIRLDGRAVLLLDVDRLRRRAR, from the coding sequence GTGGAAGAGAACGTGATCGGCTCAGTACCCCTGTTCGAGGCGCTCGCCGAGCAGGACCAGTCCGAGCTGCGCTCCGTCATGACCGAGACCTCCCTGCGCCGTGGCGAGATCCTCTTCAACGAGGGCGACCCGGGCGACCGGCTCTACGTGCTCATCGACGGCAAGGTCAAGCTCGGCCACACCGCGCCCGACGGCCGGGAGAACCTGCTCGCCGTCCTCGGCCCGGGCGAGATCCTGGGCGAGCTGACCCTCTTCGACCCGGGCCCGCGCTCGACGACGGCCACGGCCGTGGCCCCCACGCACCTGCTCGAGCTCCAGCACAAGGACCTCATGGCCTTCCTGGACACCCGTCCCGAGCTGGCCAAGCACATGCTCCGCGCCCTCGCCCAGCGGCTGCGCCGGACCAACACCGCACTCGCGGACCTCGTCTTCTCCGACGTGCCCGGACGCGTGGCCAAGGCGCTGCTGGACCTGGCCGACCGGTTCGGCGAGCGCACCGACGAGGGCCTCTACGTGCCGCACGAACTCACGCAGGAGGAGCTCGCCCAGCTCGTCGGGGCTTCCCGCGAGACGGTCAACAAGTCGCTCGCGGAGTTCGTCTCGCGCGGGTGGATCCGCCTGGACGGTCGCGCGGTCCTGCTCCTCGACGTCGACCGGCTGCGCCGCCGGGCCCGCTGA
- a CDS encoding heavy metal translocating P-type ATPase, producing the protein MTRRDAEDEDHVDDVNAARDDDDDDDDDEDVDHIWQVREIRLGVLSGVLLLAGFLLGRAGQEGWELGLSIAALVAGGATFVPETFEKLFKGKIGVDLLMTIGAAGATVLGQVEEAATLAFLYSLSEGLEEYSVAKTRKGLRALLDLVPREATVRRDGTELVVDPAELVVGDRMLVKPGERLATDGIVRAGRTALDTSAITGESMPVEAGPGDEVFAGAINGTGALEVEVTTTAENNSLARIVHIVESEQSRKGATQRLADKIAKPLVPGILIAAVLIAVLGAIVGDPGLWLQRALVVVVAASPCALAISVPVTVVASIGAASKHGVLVKGGAALETLGTVRTIALDKTGTLTRNEPVVIDVAAAPGHTREEVLSLAAALEARSEHPLARAILAAADTVPAAEAVEAVTGAGLTGTITGQVLRLGRPGWVEPGTLAADVTRMQQAGATAVLLEVDGAVIGAIGVRDELRPEAADVVADLRAQGYTVAMLTGDNATTAKALAADAGVTQVHADLRPEDKSRLVGQLRDSGRATAMVGDGVNDAPALATADLGVAMGAMGADVAIETADVALMGDDLRLLPGAFAHARRTRRIILQNVVLSLVLIAILIPLAFAGVLGLAAVVLVHEIAEVFVIANGVRAGRSKDLRTIAAPTAAPAATPVAAQS; encoded by the coding sequence ATGACCCGGCGGGACGCGGAGGACGAGGACCACGTCGACGACGTCAACGCCGCCCGTGACGACGACGACGATGACGACGACGACGAGGACGTCGACCACATCTGGCAGGTCCGGGAGATCCGCCTCGGTGTGCTGTCCGGGGTGCTGCTGCTCGCGGGATTCCTGCTGGGCCGGGCGGGTCAAGAGGGGTGGGAGCTCGGCCTGAGCATCGCCGCCCTGGTCGCCGGTGGGGCGACGTTCGTGCCGGAGACCTTCGAGAAGCTGTTCAAGGGCAAGATCGGCGTCGACCTGCTCATGACCATCGGCGCCGCCGGCGCCACCGTCCTGGGCCAGGTCGAGGAGGCAGCGACGCTGGCCTTCCTGTACTCCCTGAGCGAGGGCCTGGAGGAGTACTCCGTCGCCAAGACCCGCAAGGGCCTGCGCGCCCTGCTCGACCTGGTCCCGCGCGAGGCCACCGTCCGCCGCGACGGCACCGAGCTGGTGGTCGATCCCGCCGAGCTCGTGGTCGGGGACCGGATGCTCGTCAAGCCCGGTGAGCGCCTGGCCACCGACGGCATCGTCCGGGCCGGCCGCACGGCCCTGGACACCTCAGCGATCACCGGGGAGTCGATGCCGGTCGAGGCCGGCCCCGGCGATGAGGTCTTCGCCGGCGCCATCAACGGCACCGGCGCCCTGGAGGTCGAGGTCACCACCACGGCCGAGAACAACTCCCTGGCCCGCATCGTCCACATCGTCGAGTCCGAGCAGTCCCGCAAGGGCGCCACCCAGCGCCTGGCCGACAAGATCGCCAAGCCGCTGGTGCCCGGCATCCTCATCGCCGCGGTCCTCATCGCCGTCCTCGGCGCCATTGTCGGCGACCCCGGCCTGTGGCTGCAGCGGGCCCTGGTCGTGGTCGTCGCCGCCTCCCCGTGCGCGCTGGCCATCTCCGTGCCCGTCACGGTCGTGGCCTCCATCGGGGCCGCCAGTAAGCACGGGGTGCTGGTCAAGGGCGGCGCCGCGCTGGAGACACTGGGCACGGTGCGCACCATCGCCCTGGACAAGACCGGCACGCTGACCCGCAACGAGCCGGTGGTCATCGACGTCGCCGCGGCGCCGGGCCACACCCGCGAGGAGGTGTTGTCCCTGGCCGCCGCCCTGGAGGCGCGCAGCGAGCACCCGCTCGCCCGCGCCATCCTGGCCGCCGCCGACACCGTCCCCGCCGCCGAGGCCGTCGAGGCCGTGACCGGCGCCGGCCTGACCGGCACGATCACCGGCCAGGTACTGCGGCTGGGCCGCCCGGGCTGGGTCGAGCCCGGGACGCTGGCCGCGGACGTCACCCGCATGCAGCAGGCCGGCGCCACCGCCGTGCTCCTCGAGGTCGACGGCGCCGTGATCGGCGCGATCGGCGTGCGCGATGAGCTACGGCCCGAGGCCGCCGACGTCGTCGCCGACCTGCGCGCGCAGGGGTACACCGTCGCGATGCTCACCGGCGACAACGCCACCACCGCCAAGGCCCTGGCGGCCGATGCCGGCGTCACCCAGGTCCACGCCGACCTGCGCCCGGAGGACAAGTCCCGCCTGGTGGGCCAGCTCCGCGACTCGGGCAGGGCCACCGCGATGGTCGGCGACGGCGTCAACGACGCCCCGGCCCTGGCCACCGCGGACCTGGGCGTGGCAATGGGTGCGATGGGCGCCGACGTGGCCATCGAGACCGCGGACGTGGCCCTGATGGGCGACGACCTGCGGCTGCTGCCCGGGGCCTTCGCCCACGCCCGCCGCACGCGGCGGATCATCCTGCAGAACGTCGTGCTGTCCCTGGTGCTGATCGCGATCCTGATCCCGCTCGCCTTCGCCGGCGTGCTGGGCCTGGCCGCGGTGGTCCTCGTGCACGAGATCGCCGAGGTCTTCGTCATCGCCAACGGCGTTCGGGCCGGGCGGTCCAAGGACCTGCGCACCATCGCCGCCCCGACGGCGGCGCCCGCCGCGACGCCCGTCGCCGCCCAGAGCTGA
- a CDS encoding cadmium resistance transporter, with protein MDLLTPALQAIGLFLATNIDDIIVLSLFFARGAGMRGTTGKILAGQYLGFGAILAASVLVSLGAATFLPEEAIAYFGLIPLALGLYAAWKAWRGDDDDDDDEKIAGKAISAWTVAGVTFANGGDNIGVYVPVFVTVGTGAIVAYSIVFLLLVAVLVLLAKFVATRKPIAEILERWEHVLFPLVLIGLGVVILVEGGAFGL; from the coding sequence ATGGATCTGCTCACCCCGGCCCTGCAGGCGATCGGCCTGTTCCTGGCCACCAACATCGACGACATCATCGTGCTGTCGTTGTTCTTCGCCCGCGGCGCCGGCATGCGCGGCACCACGGGGAAGATCCTCGCCGGTCAGTACCTCGGCTTCGGCGCCATCCTCGCAGCCTCGGTCCTCGTCTCCCTGGGCGCGGCCACCTTCCTGCCCGAGGAGGCGATCGCCTACTTCGGCCTGATCCCGCTGGCGCTCGGCCTGTACGCGGCCTGGAAGGCCTGGCGCGGGGACGACGACGATGACGACGACGAGAAGATTGCCGGCAAGGCGATCAGCGCGTGGACCGTCGCCGGTGTCACCTTCGCCAACGGCGGGGACAACATCGGCGTCTACGTCCCGGTCTTCGTCACCGTGGGCACCGGGGCGATCGTGGCCTACTCGATCGTGTTCCTCCTTCTGGTGGCCGTGCTCGTGCTGCTGGCGAAGTTCGTGGCCACCCGGAAGCCGATCGCCGAGATTCTCGAGCGTTGGGAGCACGTGCTGTTCCCGCTCGTCCTGATCGGCCTGGGCGTAGTCATCCTCGTCGAGGGCGGCGCCTTCGGCCTGTAG
- the lspA gene encoding signal peptidase II has protein sequence MTANAPARTARVARARIALAVTVALLAAVDLSLKAWAGGALADGQTVDLGPLQLRLVFNSGVAFSLGATLPAGVVLGVTGLIIVALAVFAWWATRTATLPARLALAAILAGAVANLLDRAADGVVTDYLHTGWFPTFNLADVFITAGAAALVLVSLTGSDRAEDPV, from the coding sequence ATGACCGCCAACGCACCGGCCCGGACCGCCAGGGTGGCCCGGGCGCGCATCGCCCTTGCCGTCACCGTCGCGCTGCTCGCCGCGGTGGACCTGAGCCTCAAGGCGTGGGCGGGCGGGGCCCTGGCCGACGGTCAGACGGTGGACCTCGGGCCCCTCCAGCTGCGCCTGGTCTTCAACTCCGGGGTGGCGTTCAGCCTCGGCGCCACGTTGCCCGCCGGTGTCGTGCTTGGTGTCACCGGCCTAATTATCGTCGCGCTGGCGGTGTTCGCCTGGTGGGCTACCCGCACCGCTACGCTGCCCGCGCGGCTGGCGCTGGCCGCGATCCTGGCCGGCGCGGTGGCCAACCTGCTCGACCGCGCCGCCGACGGGGTGGTGACCGACTATCTGCACACCGGCTGGTTCCCCACCTTCAACCTGGCCGACGTCTTCATCACCGCCGGGGCCGCGGCGCTGGTCCTGGTTAGCCTCACCGGCAGCGACAGGGCCGAGGACCCGGTGTGA
- a CDS encoding penicillin-binding protein: protein MSSTPSASGRAVRPLQLLVMLLAFVVVAATGGLLTAALVMPAVGAVGSVSQATTDLFDDLPSELAIPQPSQQSVILDANGSVLATIYADNRVVVPLEEISPYVRDAVVAIEDRRFYDHKGIDPEGMLRALVNNLAGGPLEGASTLTQQYVKNVLIEAGKVAEDPEAIAAATETTLGRKLEEARLAIGLEQQVSKDDILAGYLNLAQFGPSQYGVQAAARYYYSKNASELTIPESAMLAGITQSPARHDPVRNPEGAKIRRDTVLATMRDQGFITQEEFDAAVALPIEEMLNVSATPNGCAAAGNAAYFCEYVVKDLLQNDAWGASAEERRQLLYRGGLVIKTTLDPGKQQAAFESVTASVPINDASGIKMALSSVEPGTGKILAMAQNTNFGSATEEDPSATRVNLNVGRSMGGGVGFQSGSTFKIFTLIEWLRTGHTLNDQVVSNKRMYPRESWNISCNPTYADDYEPNNLEGVGGPRMSVLEATRQSVNLTFVEMANQMDLCGVLDNAARMGVERGDGQPLQPNPSAVLGSNNVTPLSMAEAVATLAAGGVSCEPVAITAVTDRAGNEMPAPEASCSQALEPEIVNGVNHALQRVVTNERGSTGRNAVQPDGRPVAGKTGTANDDSAAWFVGYAPQLASAVWMGHQEGNISMFDAVIAGTYNEFVFGGSYPARTWGAYTARALAGTGHVGFPAAGETALFGERVGVPEVVGRSVADAQAILAAAGLQPVVGGAVFSDWQAGAVAATNPAAGTRVSPGSSVVIVPSAGPAPAPAPAPAPEPPPAEEPPPAEEPPAQPPEDPGNSGNRGEGDG, encoded by the coding sequence ATGTCGTCGACCCCCTCCGCGTCCGGCCGGGCCGTCCGTCCCCTGCAGCTGTTGGTCATGCTGCTCGCCTTCGTCGTCGTCGCGGCCACGGGTGGCCTGCTCACCGCGGCCCTCGTCATGCCCGCCGTCGGCGCGGTGGGCTCGGTGAGCCAGGCGACCACCGACCTGTTCGACGACCTCCCCAGCGAGCTCGCCATCCCCCAGCCGTCGCAGCAGAGCGTCATCCTCGACGCCAACGGCTCGGTCCTGGCCACCATCTACGCCGACAACCGTGTCGTGGTGCCCCTCGAGGAGATCTCGCCCTACGTCCGCGACGCCGTCGTCGCGATCGAGGACCGCCGTTTCTACGACCACAAGGGCATCGACCCCGAGGGAATGCTCCGCGCGCTGGTGAACAATCTCGCCGGCGGCCCGCTCGAGGGGGCCTCCACCCTGACCCAGCAGTACGTCAAGAACGTCCTCATCGAGGCCGGCAAGGTCGCCGAGGACCCGGAGGCGATCGCCGCCGCGACCGAGACCACGCTGGGTCGCAAGCTCGAGGAGGCCCGCCTCGCCATCGGCCTCGAGCAGCAGGTGAGCAAGGACGACATCCTCGCCGGCTACCTCAACCTCGCCCAGTTCGGGCCCTCCCAGTACGGCGTGCAGGCCGCCGCGCGTTACTACTACTCCAAGAACGCCTCGGAGCTGACGATCCCGGAGTCGGCCATGCTCGCGGGCATCACGCAGTCCCCCGCGCGGCACGACCCCGTACGCAACCCCGAGGGCGCCAAGATCCGACGCGACACCGTCCTGGCGACGATGCGTGACCAGGGCTTCATCACCCAGGAGGAGTTCGACGCCGCCGTCGCGCTGCCGATCGAGGAGATGCTCAACGTCTCCGCCACCCCCAACGGGTGCGCGGCGGCCGGGAACGCCGCCTACTTCTGCGAGTACGTCGTCAAGGACCTGCTCCAGAACGACGCCTGGGGCGCCAGCGCGGAGGAGCGCCGCCAGCTGCTCTACCGCGGCGGCCTCGTCATCAAGACGACCCTCGACCCGGGCAAGCAGCAGGCGGCCTTCGAGTCCGTCACGGCGTCGGTGCCGATCAACGACGCCTCGGGCATCAAGATGGCGCTGTCCTCGGTGGAGCCCGGCACGGGCAAGATCCTCGCGATGGCCCAGAACACGAACTTCGGCTCGGCCACGGAGGAGGACCCCTCCGCGACGAGGGTCAACCTCAACGTCGGACGCTCGATGGGCGGCGGCGTGGGCTTCCAGTCCGGCTCGACGTTCAAGATCTTCACGCTCATCGAGTGGCTGCGGACGGGTCACACGCTCAACGACCAGGTGGTCTCCAACAAGCGGATGTACCCGCGCGAGTCGTGGAACATCTCGTGCAACCCCACCTACGCCGACGACTACGAGCCGAACAACCTCGAGGGCGTCGGCGGACCCCGGATGAGCGTGCTCGAGGCCACCCGGCAGTCGGTCAACCTCACGTTCGTCGAGATGGCCAACCAGATGGACCTGTGCGGCGTGCTGGACAACGCCGCCCGCATGGGCGTCGAGCGCGGCGACGGCCAGCCGCTGCAGCCCAACCCCTCGGCGGTCCTGGGGTCCAACAACGTCACTCCGCTGAGCATGGCCGAGGCGGTCGCGACCCTGGCGGCCGGCGGCGTCTCCTGCGAGCCGGTGGCGATCACCGCGGTGACCGACCGCGCGGGCAACGAGATGCCCGCGCCGGAGGCCTCCTGCAGCCAGGCGCTCGAGCCGGAGATCGTCAACGGCGTCAACCACGCCCTCCAGCGGGTGGTGACGAACGAGCGCGGCTCGACCGGCCGCAACGCCGTCCAGCCCGACGGCCGACCGGTGGCCGGCAAGACCGGGACCGCGAACGACGACTCGGCCGCGTGGTTCGTCGGGTACGCCCCCCAGCTGGCCTCCGCGGTGTGGATGGGCCACCAGGAGGGCAACATCTCCATGTTCGACGCGGTGATCGCCGGGACGTACAACGAGTTCGTCTTCGGCGGCTCCTACCCGGCCCGGACGTGGGGGGCCTACACCGCCCGCGCGCTCGCCGGTACTGGGCACGTCGGCTTCCCCGCTGCGGGCGAGACCGCCCTGTTCGGCGAACGGGTGGGCGTCCCGGAGGTCGTGGGCCGCAGCGTCGCCGACGCCCAGGCCATCCTGGCCGCGGCCGGGCTCCAGCCGGTCGTCGGCGGCGCGGTCTTCTCCGACTGGCAGGCGGGCGCGGTCGCCGCGACCAACCCCGCCGCCGGCACCCGGGTGAGCCCCGGCTCGAGCGTCGTCATCGTCCCGAGCGCAGGGCCGGCCCCCGCTCCCGCCCCGGCGCCGGCCCCCGAGCCCCCGCCGGCCGAGGAGCCACCGCCGGCCGAGGAACCGCCCGCCCAGCCCCCGGAGGACCCGGGCAACAGCGGCAACCGCGGGGAGGGAGACGGCTGA